The Pygocentrus nattereri isolate fPygNat1 chromosome 1, fPygNat1.pri, whole genome shotgun sequence genome window below encodes:
- the txn2 gene encoding thioredoxin, mitochondrial — translation MATRLLARRIWSISVKDFRRLPVASLSSSSYSSSLSPSPRPQHFLSCSRSLPLISCRGVSFNVQDHDDFTERVINSELPVVIDFHAQWCGPCKILGPRLEKAIAKQKGRVAMAKVDIDEHTDLAIEYGVSAVPTVIAMRGGDVIDHFVGIKDEDQLDSFVKKLIGQ, via the exons ATGGCTACTCGGCTGCTTGCACGGAGAATTTGGAGTATCTCTGTGAAAGATTTTCGCCGCCTGCCAGTGGCATCTTTGTCCTCTTCATCATACTCTTCTTCACTAAGCCCCTCCCCCAGACCACAGCACTTTTTGTCCTGCTCTCGCTCCCTCCCACTGATCTCCTGTAGGGGCGTCTCCTTCAACGTCCAGGACCACGATGACTTCACTGAGAGGGTCATCAACAGCGAGCTGCCTGTAGTCATAGACTTCCACGCACA ATGGTGCGGACCCTGTAAGATCCTGGGGCCGAGGTTGGAGAAGGCCATTGCTAAGCAGAAGGGCCGTGTTGCCATGGCCAAAGTGGACATTGATGAACACACAGATCTTGCTATTGAATATGGA GTGTCTGCAGTTCCCACTGTGATCGCCATGCGGGGTGGTGATGTCATCGACCACTTTGTAGGGATCAAAGACGAAGATCAGCTGGATTCATTTGTTAAGAAGCTGATTGGACAATAA
- the LOC119264240 gene encoding uncharacterized protein LOC119264240: MCQPAPDVPPDLALTSDSSHWSSTPKGEMEGDRVGKGTLRPPPLFRSIGLTGLSASLPPHRRLRSALHRARAVLPANANANETTHSWPQAPSSGTNTNTSGASERGLPLKGHIRSSLHVGLVTHGLDTYNDSLPDIVTHKLGLPEPQKKITPHRECHVGKTKILTFSSSHVQADKGKHLHIRSNLGLSNKMLIPARTAHRQNNTAHNPPPKAHRRRSTVSPFTQNDVCLCETGETTERLAGNRREKWRRRKINSTGVHSRSERLLTPEEGQEDNICQWLSSLGITDKEKDQRESQREPNRQGCRLESVEKAACPTRRDRRPHFLPPISQSDCLLNVPLVLPENSPPPSPSCVPSDPFFPLQVPALPLWTEYRLKHT, translated from the coding sequence ATGTGTCAGCCTGCCCCAGATGTCCCACCTGATTTAGCACTCACCTCTGACTCCTCTCATTGGAGCTCCACCCCAAAAGGTGAGATGGAAGGTGATAGGGTTGGCAAAGGCACCCTCCGTCCACCTCCTCTCTTCCGATCCATCGGCCTAACCGGCCTGTCTGCCAGCTTGCCGCCCCACCGCCGTTTACGATCAGCCCTGCACAGGGCCAGGGCTGTGCTAcctgctaatgctaacgctaatGAAACCACTCATTCATGGCCTCAAGCACCCAGCAGTGGCACTAACACTAATACATCTGGAGCTTCTGAGAGAGGACTGCCTTTAAAAGGCCATATTCGCTCCAGCTTACATGTGGGATTGGTTACACATGGTTTGGACACTTATAATGACTCTCTGCCTGACATTGTGACCCACAAACTTGGCCTGCCTGAGCCACAGAAAAAGATAACACCACATAGAGAGTGCCATGTTGGAAAGACCAAAATTCTCACCTTTTCCAGCTCTCATGTCCAAGCAGATAAAggcaaacatttgcatataagGTCCAACCTTGGCCTTAGCAATAAAATGCTAATTCCAGCAAGAACTGCACACAGGCAAAACAATACAGCTCATAATCCTCCACCAAAAGCCCATAGACGGAGAAGCACTGTGTCTCCTTTCACACAGAATGATGTATGCTTATGCGAAACAGGGGAAACTACAgaaagacttgcaggaaacagGAGAGAGAAGTGGAGAAGGAGGAAGATCAACAGTACAGGAGTGCACAGTAGATCAGAGAGACTGCTGACCCCTGAAGAAGGCCAAGAAGACAACATCTGCCAGTGGTTAAGCAGCTTAGGGAtaacagacaaagaaaaagaccaAAGGGAGTCCCAAAGAGAGCCTAACAGACAAGGCTGTAGACTTGAAAGTGTAGAAAAAGCGGCATGTCCCACAAGGAGAGACCGACGCCCACACTTCCTGCCCCCCATCTCTCAGTCAGACTGCCTGCTGAACGTGCCGCTGGTCCTTCCGGAAAATTCACCTCCTCCTTCCCCCAGCTGTGTGCCCAGCGATCCTTTCTTCCCTCTACAAGTCCCTGCTTTACCACTCTGGACAGAATACagactcaaacacacctga